A single window of Acinetobacter wuhouensis DNA harbors:
- a CDS encoding Ig-like domain-containing protein gives MSLKFEWIGENSAFECLCNKAPPGVKIEITTDGDIKVTFDPDVDPSTIDPNTDFVITGEDGLPLKDIDGNLVPAPSWTTPDGGITWTGKVPPNVDGEVTVKVPAKDANDNPTYTDKTGNPGTGNDATVAVDTTPPGVKVEITPNGDIKVTFDPDVDPSTIDPNTDFVITGEDGLPLKDIDGNPVDAPQFETTDGGITWTGKVPPNVESEIKVEVPAGTYTDKVGNPGKLGNSNIGSDGQPDPEGEPVFVDTAPPGVKVEITPDGKITVTFDPDVDTNTISLDDIQVTLTDEKGEPILDDDGRPVTIPLISTDGGIIWTGEVPPNLDGIVKVEVPENSYKDKTGNLGTGDDATVAVDTTPPGVKIEITTDGDIKVTFDPDVDPSTIDPNTDFVITGEDGLPLKDIDGNLVPAPSWTTPDGGITWTGKVPPNVDGEVTVKVPAKDANDNPIYTDKTGNPGTGNDATVAVDTTPPGVKVEITPDGKITVTFDPDVDPSTIDPNTDFVITDGNAEPLKDKNGDLVPALSWTTPDGGITWTGKIPPNVESEVKVEVPADSYTDKVGNPGKLGNSNIDSEGQPDPEGEPVFVDTAPPSVKVEIGTDGKITVTFDPDVDPSTIDPNTDFVITGEDGLPLKDKNGNPFTLEKTDDPLIWTGKVPPNVDGEVTVKVPENSYKDKTGNLGTGDDATVPVDTTPPGVKVEITPDGKITVTFDPDVDTDTISLDDIQVTLTDKEGKPILDKEGKPVTVPPLTSADGGITWTGKVPPNIDGKVNVEVPAKDADGNPTYTDKTGNPGTGNDATVAVDTTPPTVTVEIEPETIKTVIISGVTSLELGDIVTNGQIVEDSLIDNGDGTWTVKVKVNGDLEIKEIIGQPEATTEIKDSVIVSNNNGTNNSTVTFKFSETLKDGSFTEADIKVTGGTLVPNSLNYDPVTDTWTAEIKVTLGQEVTVEVRDQSYEDLAGNKGSDGHDVLETIKITSVKPTEDGQSTEITVKSSQKPEDIILIVDGKPISIVEWIDNGDGTYTFRTEGDVKGDKITATTTTTPTDDHPDGEQISDTVSLPFVSIDTIAFDDVINKAEWEDLTQGGDTITITGKISNSDPDTLTVTVNGETYTYDKNLTNNTVAINGDGTWSIQVPKDSIKDTNHITAVATAEGGRSISNTAESDPIRDIKPPTVKVVVDEDGNITVTFDSDVDRDSIKPETDIVITDKNSNPLKDKDGKLVTIKLEASEDGLTWTGKVPSNVEGGVKVEVPALGEDGKPTYTDKAGNPGEPNRGENDINMVPPTVTVIVDKDGNITVTFDPDVDPSTIDPETDIVITDKEGNPLKDQDGKPVEITLTPSEDHLTWTGKVPSNVEGGVKVEVPATDAEGNPTYTDKAGNPGEPNSGGNDINMVPPGVTVVVDKNGNITVTFDPDVDPDTIDPDTGFVITDRDGNPIEITLKPSEDGLTWTGKVPEDVEGKVTVEVPEGSYTDKAGNPGEPNSGGNDINMVPPTVTVIVDKEGNITVTFDPDVDPDTIDPETDFVITDRDGNPIEITLKPSEDGLTWTGKVPEDVEGKVTVEVPEGSYTDKAGNPGESNSDENDINMVPPTVIITLEESNLADPHIIIEFSEVPCGANGVPLTAEQVKDLLTTQGFNFDSGLVSKDGGLTWAAPITYTSGDAKADIANDTYFDAAKNAGSGNGDILKAPEVISKEPTQTVKVTGGDDGNGSFSSSNSDKSSSSPSDSKAKKHNTYVELSADDLDTARIIINLTLVDNSFALLVNGQSIIDKGTNTNTPVFQLQAGDKVHGTNQIILQTADGKPFGDSNGTTPWNENANGLPRIQVVIDKDGIRFFASSSTSSSELIELFISDADKSRINLPELIAGKNEISVWNHDGTGVDAIAGNVKVLTGEGFVISDEDGAEVSKAVIKVSGELQGALIIPVLPKGIKASWSKDGSELTLTATNGALSHKDFSDAINLLMFGVKKDQTVTDGERTIEVTIYDEDGLKSSTATGTFDYKAGLGNIYVNQFDFTDPTVTTVSPAQADEGEDLVHTITLSKATTHDTEFSFKLGGGINDSATADDYGTPRFSNGVTYDATTGKITVPKGVDSFTVTYTATTDNEVEGTETVTLEVGGVTGQGEITDALIVPENGVTATLVDLIELSGVYDDSLPGLSEVYKDQNGNYDVYDTFSVNLGLSPEQKEQLAAGNIKVTVTGPNGEQIQVTVDKDGVITGKISDIGNLSGDDLKVSVSVETVGSSTPVVTEHPITVTPVENIKVIDYAQNIQTQIDDILAKIKVDYIANGNPQPTYDGVFHKLYKAEVDKYLKEHGLNSEWDITDPSVKQSIREQVWNDNPDLLFTAFQSEIENKVQGDMNGHSSKDDKISDIHVIDIDAYLALKALAPGFSNKLTLNIDGPRDQASDWIIFDKPFDSSMFIIESKMTNNGKTNFFDNYGVIYKNPITGEPLSFMFNNIQGVAFGDGTVITANADGVITSFKNFSMTLSSAMVGDDVDGKLLGGLKFSSSFIDSATETILVSDQEKTIKPEIYLNGKLLVAEKGWYVLTDSQAAAFKTANFELTIKVPTQLYDDENDPFGSAEDFKAQFEAFLNKEANLEALLVEPTAQASMMRMSMDYEDTSDIIFDLLNDDNTGGNTLTTVEHFTSTDHINVSDLLDTNASLENINEYLTVSYDADADQAVISIDRDGTAGSYQSTELLVLNNQTTDVTLKELLENNQIIIF, from the coding sequence TTGTCACTTAAATTTGAATGGATTGGGGAAAACTCAGCTTTTGAATGTTTATGCAACAAAGCCCCTCCAGGTGTAAAAATTGAAATTACTACAGACGGTGATATCAAGGTTACATTTGATCCAGATGTAGATCCAAGCACGATTGATCCAAATACAGACTTTGTGATCACGGGTGAAGATGGCTTACCATTAAAAGATATAGATGGTAATCTAGTGCCTGCTCCATCATGGACTACACCAGATGGTGGTATTACGTGGACAGGTAAAGTACCGCCAAATGTCGATGGTGAAGTCACAGTAAAAGTCCCTGCGAAAGACGCTAATGATAATCCAACTTACACTGACAAAACAGGCAATCCAGGTACAGGTAATGATGCTACAGTAGCTGTAGATACAACACCTCCAGGTGTAAAAGTAGAAATCACGCCAAACGGTGATATCAAGGTTACATTTGATCCAGATGTAGATCCAAGCACGATTGATCCAAATACAGACTTTGTGATCACGGGCGAAGATGGCTTACCATTAAAAGATATAGATGGTAATCCAGTGGATGCCCCACAATTTGAAACCACAGATGGTGGTATTACGTGGACAGGTAAAGTACCGCCAAATGTCGAAAGTGAAATTAAGGTAGAAGTACCAGCAGGCACTTACACAGATAAAGTAGGTAACCCTGGTAAGCTTGGTAACTCAAATATTGGTTCTGATGGTCAGCCAGATCCTGAAGGTGAACCTGTTTTTGTTGATACAGCTCCTCCAGGTGTAAAAGTAGAAATCACGCCAGATGGTAAGATCACAGTAACTTTTGATCCAGATGTAGATACAAATACAATTAGTTTGGATGATATTCAGGTCACTTTAACTGATGAAAAAGGTGAGCCAATTCTGGATGATGATGGTCGCCCAGTCACTATTCCATTAATAAGTACAGATGGTGGCATTATTTGGACAGGCGAAGTACCGCCAAATCTCGATGGTATCGTGAAGGTTGAAGTCCCTGAGAATAGCTACAAAGATAAAACAGGCAACCTTGGTACAGGTGATGACGCTACAGTAGCTGTGGATACAACACCTCCAGGTGTAAAAATTGAAATTACTACAGACGGTGATATCAAGGTTACATTTGATCCAGATGTAGATCCAAGCACGATTGATCCAAATACAGACTTTGTGATCACGGGTGAAGATGGCTTACCATTAAAAGATATAGATGGTAATCTAGTGCCTGCTCCATCATGGACTACACCAGATGGTGGTATTACGTGGACAGGTAAAGTACCGCCAAATGTCGATGGTGAAGTCACAGTAAAAGTCCCTGCGAAAGACGCTAATGATAATCCAATTTACACTGACAAAACAGGCAATCCAGGTACAGGTAATGATGCTACAGTAGCTGTAGATACAACACCTCCAGGTGTAAAAGTAGAAATCACGCCAGATGGTAAGATCACAGTCACATTTGATCCAGATGTAGATCCAAGCACGATTGATCCAAATACAGACTTTGTGATCACAGATGGAAATGCTGAACCGTTAAAAGACAAAAATGGCGATCTAGTGCCTGCTCTATCATGGACTACACCAGATGGTGGTATTACGTGGACAGGTAAGATACCGCCAAATGTTGAAAGTGAAGTTAAGGTTGAAGTACCAGCAGACAGTTACACAGATAAAGTAGGTAACCCTGGTAAGCTTGGTAATTCAAATATTGATTCTGAAGGTCAGCCAGATCCTGAAGGTGAACCTGTTTTTGTTGACACAGCTCCTCCGAGTGTGAAGGTTGAAATTGGCACAGACGGTAAGATCACTGTAACTTTTGATCCAGATGTTGATCCAAGCACGATTGACCCGAATACAGACTTTGTGATCACGGGCGAAGATGGCTTACCATTAAAAGATAAAAATGGTAATCCATTTACTTTAGAAAAAACTGATGATCCACTGATTTGGACAGGTAAAGTGCCGCCAAATGTCGATGGTGAAGTCACAGTAAAAGTCCCCGAGAATAGCTACAAAGACAAAACAGGCAACTTGGGTACAGGTGATGACGCTACAGTACCTGTAGATACAACACCTCCAGGTGTAAAAGTAGAAATCACGCCAGATGGTAAGATCACTGTTACATTTGATCCAGATGTGGATACAGATACAATTAGCTTAGATGATATTCAGGTCACTTTAACAGATAAAGAAGGCAAGCCAATTCTTGATAAAGAAGGCAAGCCAGTGACTGTTCCACCACTGACATCAGCAGATGGTGGTATCACTTGGACAGGTAAAGTACCGCCAAATATTGACGGAAAAGTAAACGTAGAGGTGCCTGCGAAAGATGCAGATGGAAACCCAACCTACACTGACAAAACAGGCAATCCTGGTACAGGTAATGACGCTACAGTAGCTGTAGATACAACTCCACCGACAGTGACAGTAGAAATCGAACCTGAAACGATTAAAACCGTCATTATTTCAGGTGTCACTTCACTTGAACTTGGTGATATTGTGACAAATGGTCAGATTGTTGAAGATAGTCTAATAGACAATGGTGATGGTACTTGGACTGTAAAAGTTAAAGTCAATGGTGATCTAGAGATCAAGGAGATTATAGGTCAGCCAGAGGCGACGACAGAGATTAAAGACAGCGTTATTGTTTCAAATAATAATGGTACAAATAACTCTACAGTGACATTTAAATTCTCAGAAACACTTAAGGATGGCAGTTTTACAGAGGCAGATATTAAAGTCACTGGTGGAACTTTAGTTCCAAATAGCCTGAATTATGATCCAGTTACTGATACTTGGACAGCTGAAATCAAGGTAACACTTGGTCAAGAAGTTACTGTTGAAGTGAGAGATCAGAGCTATGAAGACCTTGCAGGAAATAAAGGATCAGATGGTCATGATGTCTTAGAAACGATCAAAATCACTAGTGTTAAACCGACTGAAGATGGTCAAAGCACAGAAATCACTGTGAAAAGCTCTCAGAAACCAGAAGATATTATTTTAATAGTAGATGGTAAGCCTATCAGTATTGTTGAATGGATAGACAATGGGGATGGTACATATACCTTTAGAACAGAGGGCGATGTTAAGGGGGATAAAATCACAGCGACTACGACTACAACACCAACTGATGATCATCCTGATGGTGAGCAGATCTCAGATACAGTGAGCTTACCATTTGTGAGTATTGACACCATTGCATTTGATGATGTGATCAATAAAGCTGAATGGGAAGATTTAACCCAAGGTGGTGATACGATTACGATCACAGGGAAGATCAGTAACTCTGATCCAGATACACTGACAGTAACTGTGAATGGGGAGACGTATACCTATGATAAAAATCTTACTAATAATACAGTCGCAATCAATGGCGATGGTACATGGTCAATTCAAGTGCCTAAAGATTCAATTAAAGACACCAATCATATTACAGCAGTAGCAACAGCTGAAGGTGGTAGATCTATATCGAATACAGCTGAAAGTGATCCAATCCGAGATATTAAGCCACCAACAGTGAAAGTTGTAGTAGATGAAGACGGTAACATCACTGTTACATTTGACTCAGATGTAGACCGTGATTCGATTAAACCAGAAACTGACATCGTGATCACGGACAAAAACAGTAATCCACTCAAAGATAAAGATGGCAAACTAGTTACGATCAAGCTTGAAGCTTCGGAAGATGGTTTGACTTGGACAGGTAAAGTGCCATCAAATGTTGAAGGTGGTGTAAAAGTTGAGGTTCCTGCACTAGGTGAGGATGGTAAGCCAACGTATACCGACAAAGCAGGTAACCCAGGTGAACCAAATCGTGGTGAGAATGACATCAATATGGTTCCACCGACAGTGACAGTTATTGTAGATAAAGACGGTAACATCACAGTCACCTTTGATCCGGATGTGGATCCAAGTACGATTGATCCAGAAACTGACATTGTGATCACGGATAAAGAAGGCAATCCACTCAAAGACCAAGATGGTAAACCAGTTGAGATCACCTTAACACCAAGTGAAGATCATTTAACGTGGACAGGCAAAGTGCCATCAAATGTTGAAGGTGGTGTGAAAGTTGAGGTTCCTGCAACAGATGCTGAGGGTAACCCAACTTATACCGACAAAGCGGGTAACCCAGGTGAACCAAATAGTGGTGGCAATGACATCAATATGGTTCCACCAGGTGTGACTGTTGTTGTTGATAAAAACGGTAACATCACAGTCACCTTTGACCCTGATGTGGATCCAGATACGATTGATCCAGACACAGGCTTTGTGATCACGGATAGAGATGGTAATCCGATTGAAATCACACTTAAGCCTTCAGAAGATGGTTTAACGTGGACAGGTAAAGTACCAGAAGACGTTGAAGGTAAAGTGACTGTAGAAGTTCCTGAGGGTAGCTATACCGACAAAGCGGGTAACCCTGGTGAACCAAATAGTGGTGGCAATGACATCAATATGGTTCCACCAACAGTGACGGTTATTGTAGATAAAGAAGGTAATATCACAGTCACCTTTGACCCTGATGTAGATCCAGACACGATTGATCCAGAAACAGACTTTGTGATCACGGATAGAGATGGTAATCCGATTGAAATCACACTTAAACCTTCAGAAGATGGTTTAACGTGGACAGGTAAAGTACCAGAAGACGTTGAAGGTAAAGTGACTGTGGAAGTTCCTGAGGGCAGTTATACCGACAAAGCGGGTAACCCAGGCGAATCAAATAGTGATGAGAATGACATCAATATGGTTCCACCAACAGTAATAATCACACTTGAAGAAAGTAATTTAGCTGACCCACATATCATCATTGAGTTCAGTGAAGTTCCTTGTGGTGCCAATGGTGTTCCTTTAACAGCTGAACAAGTGAAAGATTTACTTACAACTCAAGGATTTAACTTTGACAGTGGTTTGGTAAGTAAGGATGGTGGTTTGACTTGGGCTGCGCCTATTACCTATACATCTGGCGATGCAAAAGCTGATATAGCGAATGATACTTATTTTGACGCAGCAAAAAATGCTGGTTCAGGAAATGGTGATATATTAAAAGCGCCAGAAGTTATTTCTAAAGAACCAACACAGACTGTGAAAGTTACTGGTGGTGATGACGGTAATGGTTCGTTTAGTAGTTCTAATTCTGATAAGAGTTCAAGCTCACCTAGTGATTCAAAAGCTAAGAAACATAATACATATGTTGAATTAAGCGCTGATGATCTTGACACAGCACGGATTATTATTAACTTGACATTGGTTGATAACTCATTTGCATTATTGGTAAATGGTCAATCAATCATTGATAAAGGAACTAATACCAATACACCAGTATTCCAGTTGCAAGCTGGTGATAAGGTACATGGGACAAATCAGATCATATTGCAAACGGCTGATGGAAAACCATTTGGTGATTCTAATGGGACTACACCATGGAATGAAAATGCCAATGGGTTACCTCGTATCCAAGTTGTGATAGATAAAGATGGTATTCGTTTCTTTGCTAGTTCATCCACTTCATCATCTGAGTTAATTGAGTTATTTATTTCTGATGCAGATAAAAGTCGAATTAATTTACCAGAATTAATTGCTGGGAAGAATGAGATTTCTGTCTGGAATCATGATGGTACAGGTGTAGATGCGATTGCTGGGAATGTAAAAGTTCTGACAGGTGAGGGTTTTGTAATATCTGACGAAGATGGTGCTGAGGTATCAAAAGCTGTTATCAAAGTATCTGGCGAGTTGCAAGGTGCACTTATCATACCAGTCTTGCCAAAAGGGATTAAAGCTTCATGGAGTAAGGATGGTAGTGAATTAACCCTCACTGCGACAAATGGTGCATTGTCACATAAAGATTTCTCTGATGCGATCAACTTGCTCATGTTTGGTGTGAAAAAAGATCAAACTGTTACAGATGGTGAGCGTACGATTGAAGTTACGATTTATGATGAAGATGGTTTAAAATCTAGTACAGCGACTGGTACTTTTGATTATAAAGCAGGCTTAGGTAATATTTATGTTAACCAGTTTGATTTCACTGATCCAACTGTTACAACAGTTTCTCCAGCTCAAGCAGATGAGGGTGAGGATTTAGTTCATACCATCACATTGAGTAAAGCCACTACGCACGATACTGAATTTAGCTTTAAATTGGGTGGTGGGATTAATGATAGTGCGACCGCTGATGATTATGGAACACCACGCTTTAGCAATGGTGTTACTTATGATGCAACTACAGGAAAAATTACTGTACCTAAGGGCGTAGATAGTTTCACTGTGACCTATACAGCGACAACAGATAATGAAGTTGAAGGTACTGAAACTGTGACACTTGAAGTTGGGGGTGTGACAGGACAAGGTGAAATTACGGATGCACTAATAGTTCCAGAAAACGGTGTAACAGCAACTTTAGTTGACTTAATTGAATTGTCTGGTGTCTATGATGACTCATTACCAGGTTTGTCAGAGGTATATAAAGATCAAAACGGTAATTATGACGTTTACGATACTTTCTCTGTCAATCTTGGATTATCACCTGAGCAAAAAGAACAGTTGGCAGCTGGAAATATTAAGGTGACCGTAACTGGCCCGAATGGTGAGCAAATTCAGGTTACCGTGGATAAAGATGGTGTAATTACTGGGAAAATTTCAGATATTGGTAATTTATCTGGTGATGATCTTAAAGTTTCAGTCAGTGTTGAAACCGTAGGTTCTTCAACGCCAGTTGTAACAGAGCATCCAATTACTGTAACACCTGTCGAAAATATTAAAGTTATTGATTATGCTCAGAATATTCAGACCCAAATTGATGATATTTTAGCGAAAATTAAAGTGGATTATATTGCAAACGGTAATCCACAACCAACTTACGATGGTGTGTTTCACAAGCTATATAAAGCTGAAGTTGATAAATATTTGAAAGAACACGGTTTGAATAGCGAATGGGACATTACTGATCCAAGTGTTAAACAATCAATTCGTGAACAAGTATGGAATGATAATCCAGATTTATTATTTACAGCGTTTCAAAGCGAGATTGAAAATAAAGTTCAGGGTGATATGAATGGACACAGCTCGAAAGACGATAAGATATCAGATATTCATGTTATCGATATTGATGCATATCTAGCACTTAAAGCACTAGCTCCGGGTTTCAGTAATAAGCTAACATTGAATATCGATGGTCCACGTGATCAAGCCAGCGATTGGATTATTTTTGATAAACCATTTGATAGTTCAATGTTTATTATTGAAAGTAAAATGACCAATAATGGTAAAACCAACTTCTTTGATAATTATGGTGTTATTTATAAAAATCCGATTACTGGTGAGCCTTTGAGCTTTATGTTTAATAACATACAAGGTGTTGCGTTTGGTGATGGTACTGTTATTACAGCAAATGCTGATGGAGTTATTACATCATTTAAAAACTTCTCAATGACACTTTCATCAGCGATGGTTGGTGATGATGTCGATGGTAAATTATTGGGTGGTCTTAAATTTAGTTCTAGCTTCATTGATAGTGCGACCGAAACCATTTTAGTGAGTGATCAGGAAAAAACTATTAAGCCAGAAATTTACTTAAATGGTAAGCTTTTGGTAGCGGAAAAAGGATGGTATGTCCTTACTGATTCACAAGCTGCGGCATTTAAAACAGCTAATTTTGAGTTAACCATAAAAGTTCCAACTCAATTGTATGATGATGAAAATGATCCATTTGGTAGTGCGGAAGATTTTAAAGCTCAATTTGAAGCGTTCTTAAATAAAGAAGCTAATCTAGAAGCGTTATTGGTTGAACCAACAGCACAAGCTTCTATGATGCGTATGTCAATGGATTATGAAGACACGAGTGACATCATCTTCGATCTACTCAACGATGACAACACTGGTGGCAATACATTAACAACAGTGGAGCACTTCACATCTACAGATCATATCAATGTTTCAGACTTGCTTGACACCAATGCAAGCCTTGAAAACATCAATGAATACCTCACAGTAAGTTATGATGCCGATGCAGACCAAGCAGTGATTTCGATCGACCGTGACGGTACAGCAGGCAGCTATCAAAGTACTGAATTGTTAGTGTTGAATAATCAAACAACTGATGTAACGTTGAAAGAATTATTGGAAAACAATCAAATCATCATTTTCTGA
- a CDS encoding putative solute-binding protein, with amino-acid sequence MRMQNDHRSENQKAFGSKKVFQPKLLLGFKIISISLCTALFVPQQILAAPASKLDLTLSEHSKNKIKVLMNDPKVWKQIPKTVTLCVYSPDGANSEAFEQATSYISEMPRITQIAKEFGVNMKMTRPTKLSMQIDLDYPKLKQKASTDIQLKVYTDERVLTEDFRSKRCDGAGISNIRARQFNPFVGSIDAIGAVQNYKQLTSVIQLLARPEYDAKMVNKDYEIVGIVPLGAAYIMVNDRKIDTLAKAAGKKVAVMNFDATQKKLVQNVGAQPVSVDLLTVGGKFNNKEVDIMAGPALLFKPLELRKGMTDKNGNVVGGIIKFPLIQVTGTLIMHRNKFPAGLGPIAREMISKQLSPAFQFVDKLEKDVPEKYWFDIREADKPGYIKIMREARIAMTKEGYYDPAMMKILKKVRCGQNPSSFECALNDE; translated from the coding sequence ATGCGTATGCAAAATGATCATAGATCAGAAAATCAAAAAGCATTTGGAAGTAAAAAAGTATTTCAACCTAAGTTACTGTTGGGTTTTAAGATTATTTCAATTTCATTGTGTACAGCATTGTTTGTTCCACAGCAGATACTAGCAGCGCCTGCATCAAAATTGGATTTAACCTTATCAGAGCATTCTAAAAATAAAATTAAAGTGCTGATGAATGACCCTAAGGTCTGGAAACAAATTCCTAAAACAGTCACTTTATGTGTTTATTCACCTGATGGGGCAAACAGCGAAGCTTTTGAGCAAGCCACCAGTTATATCAGTGAAATGCCTCGTATCACGCAGATTGCCAAAGAGTTTGGGGTGAATATGAAAATGACACGTCCAACAAAGTTGTCCATGCAAATTGATTTAGATTATCCAAAATTAAAACAAAAGGCTTCCACGGATATTCAACTAAAAGTGTATACCGATGAGCGTGTACTCACAGAAGATTTTCGAAGTAAGCGTTGTGATGGTGCAGGAATTAGTAATATCCGTGCACGACAATTTAATCCCTTTGTCGGTAGTATTGACGCAATTGGTGCAGTGCAAAATTATAAGCAACTCACGTCAGTGATTCAGTTATTGGCACGCCCAGAATACGATGCCAAAATGGTCAATAAAGATTATGAAATTGTTGGTATCGTGCCATTGGGTGCTGCTTATATCATGGTCAATGACCGTAAAATTGATACCTTAGCCAAAGCCGCAGGTAAAAAAGTTGCTGTGATGAATTTTGATGCGACTCAAAAGAAACTGGTTCAAAATGTTGGAGCACAACCTGTTTCTGTCGATTTACTCACAGTAGGCGGTAAGTTTAATAACAAAGAAGTCGATATTATGGCGGGGCCTGCTTTGTTATTTAAACCTCTAGAACTCAGAAAGGGTATGACGGATAAAAATGGCAATGTGGTCGGTGGAATTATCAAATTCCCACTGATTCAGGTCACAGGGACGTTGATTATGCATCGCAATAAATTCCCTGCGGGCTTGGGACCTATTGCACGTGAAATGATTTCAAAACAACTTTCTCCTGCGTTCCAATTTGTTGATAAACTGGAAAAAGATGTGCCTGAAAAGTATTGGTTTGATATTCGTGAAGCAGATAAACCAGGCTATATTAAAATCATGCGTGAAGCACGAATTGCAATGACCAAAGAGGGCTATTATGACCCTGCAATGATGAAGATCTTAAAGAAAGTACGTTGTGGTCAGAATCCTAGTAGCTTTGAATGTGCTTTAAATGATGAATAA